A DNA window from Chelativorans sp. AA-79 contains the following coding sequences:
- a CDS encoding DUF1013 domain-containing protein — translation MANTLLMPKATAVWLVDNTALSFDQIAEFCKLHPLEVSAIADGDAAQGIKGMDPVITGQLTREEIARGEADPDYRLKLSEPKVRVPETKRRGPRYTPLSKRQDRPNAILWLVRNHPELKDAQISRLVGTTKSTIEQIRNRTHWNSANLVPMDPVTLGLCSQIDLDIEVQRASRNVPQQPPAGDTLLPASQTEKMPFEETRQEEPEEKELDADAVFAKLSSLRSKSDEDEE, via the coding sequence ATGGCCAACACGCTTCTCATGCCGAAGGCAACCGCCGTCTGGCTGGTGGACAACACGGCGCTTTCCTTCGACCAGATCGCCGAGTTCTGCAAGCTCCACCCGCTGGAGGTGAGCGCGATCGCCGACGGCGATGCGGCGCAGGGCATCAAGGGGATGGATCCGGTGATCACCGGCCAGCTCACGCGCGAGGAGATCGCGCGCGGCGAGGCCGACCCGGATTACCGCCTCAAGCTTTCGGAGCCGAAGGTGCGCGTGCCGGAGACGAAGCGCCGGGGACCGCGCTACACGCCGCTTTCCAAGCGCCAGGACCGGCCGAACGCCATTCTCTGGCTGGTGCGCAACCATCCGGAACTGAAGGACGCGCAGATTTCGCGCCTCGTCGGCACCACCAAGTCGACCATCGAGCAGATCCGCAACCGGACGCACTGGAACTCGGCCAATCTCGTGCCAATGGACCCGGTGACGCTGGGGCTGTGCTCGCAGATCGACCTCGACATCGAGGTGCAGCGCGCCTCCCGCAACGTGCCGCAGCAGCCGCCGGCCGGCGACACGCTCCTGCCTGCCTCGCAGACGGAGAAGATGCCCTTCGAGGAGACCCGCCAGGAGGAGCCGGAGGAGAAGGAGCTCGACGCGGATGCGGTGTTCGCGAAGCTCTCTTCGCTGCGCTCCAAGAGCGACGAAGACGAGGAATAA
- a CDS encoding PfkB family carbohydrate kinase, with the protein MTRFPPQWCERTPELICLGLSALDYIWTVDRFAGPGSGKVRASAFTTIGGGMAATAAVTAARLGARVQFWGRGGDDHEGRLMRHGLEEENVDVSHFRLFPGARSSISGVIVDAAGERQIANFRGADQPVDPEWLPISGITGVGAVLADPRWPEGAAAAFSAARAAGAPTVLDADMAEPEVFTALLPLTDHAVFSKPALEAFAGSAADPLAEICAFGCKVAAVTEGSEGVTWRQDGRARRQPAFPVRSVDTTGAGDVFHGAYAFAIAAGAPVAEAFTFASAAAALKCTRAGGRSGIPTLDETLHLWRTCA; encoded by the coding sequence ATGACACGCTTCCCGCCCCAATGGTGCGAACGCACCCCTGAACTCATCTGCCTCGGGCTGTCGGCCCTCGACTATATCTGGACGGTCGACAGGTTCGCCGGTCCGGGCAGCGGCAAGGTTCGCGCATCCGCATTCACGACGATCGGCGGCGGCATGGCCGCGACGGCGGCCGTCACGGCAGCGCGCCTCGGGGCGCGCGTGCAATTCTGGGGGCGCGGCGGAGACGACCATGAGGGGCGGCTTATGCGGCACGGCCTGGAAGAGGAGAATGTCGACGTCTCGCATTTCCGGCTTTTTCCCGGAGCGCGCTCCTCCATTTCCGGGGTCATCGTCGACGCGGCGGGGGAGCGCCAGATCGCCAATTTTCGCGGCGCGGACCAGCCGGTCGATCCGGAATGGCTGCCCATCTCAGGCATCACCGGGGTTGGCGCGGTCCTGGCCGACCCGCGCTGGCCGGAGGGGGCGGCGGCGGCCTTCTCTGCCGCGCGAGCGGCGGGCGCGCCCACGGTGCTGGATGCCGACATGGCGGAGCCGGAGGTCTTCACGGCTCTCCTGCCGCTGACGGATCATGCCGTCTTCTCAAAGCCCGCACTGGAAGCCTTCGCCGGCAGTGCGGCCGACCCGCTGGCGGAGATATGCGCCTTCGGGTGCAAGGTCGCGGCGGTGACGGAGGGCAGCGAGGGCGTGACGTGGCGCCAGGATGGCCGGGCGCGTCGCCAGCCGGCTTTCCCGGTGCGCTCCGTCGATACGACAGGCGCAGGCGATGTCTTTCACGGTGCCTATGCCTTCGCCATCGCCGCCGGCGCGCCGGTCGCCGAGGCCTTCACCTTCGCCTCTGCCGCCGCGGCCCTCAAATGCACCAGGGCCGGTGGACGCAGCGGGATTCCGACATTGGACGAAACACTTCATCTATGGAGAACTTGCGCATGA
- a CDS encoding polyprenyl synthetase family protein, translating to MDEMTLPSFETLLALSAQSVEDLLRRLLDERVREGEILRPERLLAAMRHGVLNGGKRLRPFLVLESAALFDAQGMAAFRVAAALECVHCYSLIHDDLPAMDDDDLRRGQPTVHRAFDEATAILAGDSLLTYAFDIIADAETELAPATRAELVLKLARAAGPGGMAGGQALDLMAEKLPPDETGIVRLQAMKTGALIRFACEAGAVIGNAGPAERERLSSFGAAIGLAFQLADDLLDLTASAEDMGKATGKDAAAGKATLAAFHGEAWTRRQLAGLVDQAEELLEPFGEKATVLRLAARFVAERDR from the coding sequence ATGGACGAGATGACGCTGCCTTCCTTCGAAACCCTGCTGGCGCTCAGCGCGCAATCGGTCGAGGACCTGCTGCGCCGCCTTCTCGACGAGCGCGTGCGCGAGGGCGAGATCCTGCGGCCCGAACGTCTTCTCGCGGCAATGCGGCACGGGGTGCTGAACGGGGGCAAGCGGCTTCGGCCTTTCCTGGTGCTCGAAAGTGCCGCGCTCTTCGATGCGCAAGGCATGGCGGCCTTCCGCGTGGCCGCAGCGCTCGAATGCGTGCACTGCTATTCCCTCATCCACGACGACCTGCCGGCCATGGACGACGACGACCTGCGCCGCGGCCAACCCACGGTCCACCGCGCCTTCGACGAGGCGACGGCCATCCTGGCGGGCGACAGCCTGCTGACCTATGCCTTCGATATCATCGCCGACGCGGAGACGGAGCTTGCGCCGGCCACGCGGGCCGAACTCGTCCTCAAGCTGGCGCGGGCGGCAGGCCCGGGCGGCATGGCGGGCGGACAGGCCCTCGATCTCATGGCCGAGAAGCTGCCGCCAGACGAAACCGGCATCGTGCGGCTCCAGGCCATGAAGACCGGCGCGCTCATCCGCTTCGCCTGCGAGGCGGGCGCCGTCATCGGCAATGCGGGCCCTGCCGAGCGGGAGCGGCTCTCCTCCTTCGGCGCCGCCATCGGGCTTGCCTTCCAGCTGGCGGACGACCTCCTGGATCTTACCGCCAGCGCCGAGGACATGGGCAAGGCGACCGGCAAGGACGCCGCGGCCGGCAAGGCCACGCTTGCCGCTTTCCACGGCGAGGCATGGACACGCAGGCAGCTCGCCGGGCTGGTGGATCAGGCCGAAGAACTGCTCGAGCCCTTCGGCGAGAAGGCCACCGTGCTGCGCCTTGCCGCCCGTTTCGTCGCGGAGCGGGACCGCTGA
- a CDS encoding usg protein: MQDTRETELMLEGYGLTTAQFLYHLPDHPHVLQSFIWQHYDIAPKFPELYRFIEFWRDSLEGPLHSVSYTHRQLISPSEWRKITGELVLQ; encoded by the coding sequence ATGCAGGACACCCGCGAAACCGAATTGATGCTGGAAGGCTACGGTCTTACCACCGCGCAGTTTCTGTACCATCTTCCCGATCACCCGCATGTGCTGCAAAGCTTCATCTGGCAGCACTACGACATCGCTCCAAAATTTCCCGAGCTGTACCGGTTCATCGAATTCTGGCGCGACTCGCTCGAGGGACCGCTGCATTCGGTGAGCTACACGCACCGACAGCTCATCTCGCCCAGCGAGTGGCGCAAGATAACCGGTGAACTCGTGCTGCAGTGA
- a CDS encoding cyclic nucleotide-binding domain-containing protein, whose product MALDDDIRVLSGVRLFEGFTREQLRLLAFGAETISLGAGRKLYSEGAPADCAFVIASGEVALYHQNADRRDLISTYGPGAILGEFALIAESERLTSAVAQTDVTVIRLSRSMFRRILEEFPEAAEDLHRRISADLQAMLARISAIAAKLGR is encoded by the coding sequence ATGGCGCTGGACGATGACATCCGCGTGTTGTCCGGCGTGAGACTCTTTGAGGGTTTCACGCGCGAGCAGCTACGCCTGCTGGCCTTCGGAGCCGAGACCATCTCCCTCGGCGCGGGGCGGAAGCTCTATTCCGAAGGAGCGCCGGCCGATTGCGCCTTTGTGATCGCCTCCGGCGAGGTGGCACTCTATCACCAGAACGCCGACCGCCGCGACCTGATCTCCACATATGGGCCCGGCGCCATCCTGGGGGAGTTCGCGCTGATCGCCGAATCGGAGCGGCTGACCAGCGCAGTCGCCCAGACGGACGTCACCGTGATCCGGCTGAGCCGCTCCATGTTCCGCCGCATCCTGGAGGAATTCCCGGAAGCAGCCGAGGACCTGCACCGCCGCATCTCAGCCGATCTTCAAGCCATGCTGGCGCGCATCAGCGCCATTGCCGCGAAGCTTGGCAGGTAG
- a CDS encoding tagatose 1,6-diphosphate aldolase — MSTIGKSRGLTRLADEDGYFTMVALDQRPPLISAIAKAKSIAPEDVTFADMLSVKRLLVKALAEDASSMLLDPNFAIPAAIDVLPSKTGFIVTLEDHRFEETSSGRKSRAIDNWSVEKIRRIGGDAVKVLAWYRPDAGEDVIAHQQAFVRTIGKECRRYDIPYVLELLVYPFPDSAAHTTGYVESPDKKAALVIESVREFAKPDYGVDLFKLETPVPAASLPAMDGSPATQSAANAFAEIGGICREAGIPWVLLSGGATPEQFDRVLGYSYAAGAQGFLAGRTIWLDAVQEHFPDKEAVLHALDEVGRKRLSDLKALTRKKANPWKGDFRTTEVSFEGDFAASYA, encoded by the coding sequence ATGAGCACGATCGGAAAAAGTCGCGGCCTCACCCGGCTGGCCGATGAGGACGGGTACTTCACGATGGTGGCGCTGGATCAGCGCCCTCCGCTGATCAGTGCCATCGCAAAGGCGAAATCCATCGCACCGGAGGACGTGACGTTTGCCGATATGCTTTCGGTGAAGCGTCTGCTCGTGAAGGCCTTGGCGGAAGACGCAAGCTCCATGCTTCTCGACCCGAATTTCGCCATTCCGGCCGCGATCGACGTCCTGCCATCCAAGACCGGTTTCATCGTGACGCTCGAAGATCATCGCTTCGAGGAGACATCCTCGGGCCGCAAGTCGCGTGCGATCGACAACTGGAGCGTCGAGAAGATCCGGCGGATCGGCGGCGACGCCGTCAAGGTGCTCGCCTGGTACCGGCCGGATGCCGGCGAGGACGTCATCGCCCACCAGCAGGCTTTCGTGCGCACCATCGGCAAAGAGTGCCGCCGCTACGACATCCCCTATGTGCTGGAGCTGCTCGTCTATCCCTTCCCGGACAGCGCCGCCCACACGACCGGCTACGTGGAATCGCCTGACAAGAAGGCGGCTCTCGTCATCGAGAGCGTTCGCGAATTCGCCAAGCCGGACTATGGCGTGGACCTCTTCAAGCTGGAAACGCCGGTGCCCGCCGCGTCGCTGCCGGCAATGGACGGAAGCCCGGCCACGCAATCAGCCGCAAATGCATTCGCCGAGATCGGGGGCATCTGTCGCGAGGCGGGCATTCCCTGGGTTCTGCTTTCGGGCGGGGCCACGCCGGAGCAATTTGACCGCGTGCTCGGCTACTCCTATGCGGCCGGCGCGCAAGGCTTCCTTGCAGGCCGAACGATCTGGCTGGACGCGGTCCAGGAACATTTCCCCGACAAGGAGGCCGTCCTGCACGCGCTCGACGAGGTTGGCAGAAAGCGGCTCAGCGACCTCAAGGCGCTGACACGAAAGAAAGCGAATCCCTGGAAGGGGGATTTCAGGACAACCGAGGTCTCCTTCGAAGGCGATTTCGCGGCGAGCTACGCCTGA
- a CDS encoding transcriptional regulator, whose protein sequence is MTRVLAALSIALSTLYAPTVFSAELVFVEIKGCVYCIRFDRQMAPAYATSEIGKRVPLRRVDLMRRWPDDLKHVERPPYTPVFILVEDGREIGRFLGYRSPRQFNRDLRLMLQKAPLKLAEHLRSSGGGR, encoded by the coding sequence ATGACCAGAGTTCTTGCCGCTCTATCGATAGCGCTCAGCACTCTCTATGCGCCCACAGTTTTCTCTGCCGAACTCGTTTTCGTCGAGATCAAAGGCTGCGTCTATTGCATACGCTTCGACAGGCAGATGGCGCCGGCATATGCAACCAGCGAGATCGGAAAGAGGGTTCCCCTACGGCGGGTCGATCTCATGCGCCGCTGGCCCGACGATCTGAAACATGTGGAGAGGCCGCCCTATACGCCCGTTTTTATCCTTGTAGAGGACGGCAGGGAGATCGGCCGCTTTCTTGGCTATAGGAGCCCGCGGCAGTTCAATCGCGACCTGCGGCTGATGCTGCAAAAGGCACCCCTGAAGCTGGCCGAACACCTTCGTTCGTCCGGCGGCGGCCGATGA
- the rpmF gene encoding 50S ribosomal protein L32 gives MAVPKRKTSPSKRGMRRSADALKAPTYVEDKNSGELRRPHHVDLKTGMYRGRQVLEPKEA, from the coding sequence ATGGCTGTTCCCAAAAGAAAAACCTCGCCGTCCAAGCGCGGCATGCGCCGCTCGGCCGACGCGCTGAAGGCACCCACTTACGTGGAAGACAAGAATTCCGGCGAATTGCGCCGCCCGCACCATGTCGACCTGAAGACCGGCATGTATCGCGGCCGGCAGGTGCTGGAGCCCAAGGAAGCTTAA
- the acs gene encoding acetate--CoA ligase translates to MSEVHVHRVKAAWKKRALIDGETYRKWYKDSIKDPDKFWGKHGKRIDWFKPYTKVKNASFKGKVSIKWFEDGVTNVAHNCIDRHLKKRGDQVAIIWEGDNPYDDKKITYRELYEHVCRLANVLKARGVKKGDRVTIYMPMIPEAAYAMLACARIGAVHSVVFGGFSPDSLAGRIEDGKSDFVITADQGLRGGKTIPLKENTDKAIAIAEKAGAKVRHVLVVRRTGGKIDWVEGRDLWYHQETRDAKAECKPESMKAEDPLFILYTSGSTGKPKGVLHTTGGYLVYASMTHQYVFDYQDGDIYWCTADVGWVTGHSYIVYGPLANGATTLMFEGVPNYPDASRLWEVVDKHQVNIFYTAPTAIRALMGAGDRYVTKTSRKSLRVLGSVGEPINPEAWEWYYNVVGEKRSPVVDTWWQTETGGIMITPLPGAIDLKAGSATLPFFGVRPQLVDGDGKEIEGAGSGNLCITESWPGQMRTVYGDHERFVQTYFSTYKGKYFTGDGCRRDEDGYYWITGRVDDVLNVSGHRLGTAEVESALVAHPKVSEAAVVGYPHDIKGQGIYCYVTLMAGEKGSDGLKKELVEHVRQEIGPIATPDKIQFSPGLPKTRSGKIMRRILRKIAEDDYGALGDTSTLADPAVVEDLVENRQNKKTVQA, encoded by the coding sequence ATGTCCGAAGTGCATGTTCACCGCGTGAAGGCGGCGTGGAAGAAGCGCGCGCTGATCGACGGCGAGACCTACAGGAAATGGTACAAGGACAGCATCAAGGATCCGGACAAGTTCTGGGGCAAGCACGGCAAGCGCATCGACTGGTTCAAGCCCTACACCAAGGTCAAGAACGCCTCCTTCAAGGGCAAGGTTTCGATCAAGTGGTTCGAGGACGGCGTCACCAATGTCGCGCACAACTGCATCGACAGGCACCTGAAGAAGCGTGGCGACCAGGTCGCCATCATCTGGGAAGGCGACAATCCCTACGACGACAAGAAGATCACCTATCGCGAGCTCTATGAGCATGTGTGCCGCCTCGCCAATGTGCTGAAGGCGCGCGGCGTCAAGAAGGGCGACCGGGTGACGATCTATATGCCCATGATTCCGGAAGCCGCCTATGCCATGCTCGCCTGCGCGCGCATCGGCGCCGTGCATTCGGTGGTCTTCGGCGGCTTCTCGCCCGATTCACTCGCCGGCCGCATCGAGGACGGCAAGTCGGATTTCGTCATCACCGCCGACCAGGGCCTGCGCGGCGGCAAGACGATCCCGCTCAAGGAGAACACCGATAAGGCCATCGCCATCGCCGAGAAGGCGGGCGCAAAGGTGCGCCACGTGCTCGTCGTGCGCCGCACGGGCGGCAAGATCGACTGGGTGGAGGGCCGCGACCTCTGGTATCATCAGGAGACCCGTGACGCGAAGGCGGAATGCAAGCCGGAGTCCATGAAGGCGGAGGATCCACTGTTCATCCTCTATACCTCCGGTTCCACCGGCAAGCCGAAGGGTGTGCTGCACACGACCGGCGGCTATCTCGTCTATGCCTCCATGACGCACCAGTACGTCTTCGATTACCAGGACGGCGACATCTACTGGTGCACGGCGGATGTAGGCTGGGTAACCGGCCACAGCTACATCGTCTACGGCCCGCTCGCCAACGGCGCGACCACGCTGATGTTCGAGGGCGTGCCGAACTATCCCGATGCCTCCCGCCTCTGGGAGGTCGTGGACAAGCACCAGGTCAACATCTTCTACACCGCGCCGACCGCCATCCGTGCACTCATGGGTGCGGGCGATCGGTATGTGACGAAGACCTCGCGCAAGTCGCTGCGCGTGCTCGGCTCCGTGGGCGAGCCGATCAACCCGGAAGCCTGGGAGTGGTACTATAACGTGGTCGGCGAGAAGCGCAGCCCCGTGGTCGACACCTGGTGGCAGACGGAGACCGGCGGCATCATGATCACACCGCTGCCCGGCGCCATCGACCTGAAGGCGGGCTCGGCGACGCTGCCCTTCTTCGGCGTCCGGCCGCAGCTCGTCGACGGCGACGGCAAGGAGATCGAGGGCGCAGGCTCCGGCAATCTGTGCATTACCGAGTCCTGGCCGGGGCAGATGCGCACGGTCTACGGCGATCACGAGCGCTTCGTGCAGACCTATTTCTCCACCTACAAAGGCAAGTATTTCACCGGCGACGGCTGCCGCCGCGACGAGGACGGTTATTACTGGATCACCGGCCGCGTCGACGACGTGCTCAACGTCTCCGGCCACCGGCTCGGAACGGCCGAGGTGGAATCCGCCCTCGTCGCCCATCCCAAGGTCTCGGAAGCCGCAGTGGTCGGCTATCCGCATGACATCAAGGGCCAGGGCATCTACTGCTATGTGACGCTGATGGCCGGCGAGAAAGGCTCCGACGGGCTCAAGAAAGAACTCGTCGAGCACGTGCGCCAGGAGATCGGCCCGATCGCCACGCCGGACAAGATCCAGTTCTCCCCCGGCCTGCCCAAGACGCGCTCCGGCAAGATCATGCGCCGCATCCTGCGCAAGATCGCCGAGGATGATTACGGCGCGCTCGGCGACACTTCGACGCTGGCCGATCCGGCGGTCGTGGAGGACCTGGTGGAGAACCGGCAGAACAAGAAGACGGTCCAGGCTTGA
- the mtgA gene encoding monofunctional biosynthetic peptidoglycan transglycosylase gives MEAPSVEAERRSGAARRRGRSRIIRRVMRRLVAILVVLALLPLGLTLLYRVPWVHPVSTLMIGDLVTLSGYQRQWTPLDQLGTPIVHAVMMSEDGQFCSHSGIDLGELKAAIDEALSGERARGASTIPMQTVKNLFLWPSRSFLRKGVEAPLALYLDAVMPKRRIMEIYLNIAEWGPGIYGAEAAAQFYFGRPAKDLSPRQAALLAAALPNPFLRNPLNPDAGARRVVGVIEVRARRAGAYDDCLE, from the coding sequence GTGGAGGCACCGTCGGTGGAAGCAGAGAGGCGGTCCGGCGCAGCGCGCCGGCGGGGCCGGTCGCGGATCATTCGGCGCGTCATGCGCAGGCTCGTGGCCATTCTCGTCGTGCTCGCCTTGCTGCCGCTCGGTCTCACGCTCCTTTACCGGGTGCCGTGGGTGCATCCGGTCTCCACGCTGATGATCGGGGACCTGGTGACGCTCAGCGGCTATCAGCGCCAATGGACTCCGCTCGACCAACTCGGCACGCCCATCGTGCATGCGGTGATGATGTCGGAAGACGGCCAGTTCTGCTCCCATTCGGGCATCGATCTCGGCGAACTCAAGGCGGCGATCGACGAGGCGCTCTCGGGAGAGCGGGCGCGTGGCGCCTCGACGATCCCGATGCAGACTGTAAAGAACCTTTTCCTCTGGCCGAGCCGCTCCTTCCTGCGCAAAGGGGTCGAGGCGCCGCTCGCACTTTATCTCGACGCGGTCATGCCCAAACGGCGCATCATGGAGATCTATCTCAACATTGCGGAATGGGGTCCCGGCATCTATGGCGCCGAAGCGGCGGCGCAGTTTTATTTCGGCCGGCCGGCGAAAGATCTTTCGCCGCGGCAGGCGGCCCTGCTTGCGGCGGCCCTGCCCAACCCGTTCCTCCGCAACCCTCTGAACCCCGACGCCGGGGCACGCCGCGTGGTCGGGGTGATCGAGGTGCGCGCCCGCAGGGCCGGCGCCTATGACGACTGCCTGGAATAG
- a CDS encoding response regulator transcription factor has product MTPRTILIVDDDDDLRSTLVEQLALYEEFDLIEEATATKGIQATRNAMVDLTIMDVGLPDMDGREAVKLLRKGGYRAPIIMLTAQDTDSDTILGLEAGANDYVTKPFRFAVLLARIRAQMRQHEQSEDASFTVGPYTFKPSQKLLIDQRGSKIRLTEKEAAIIRYLYRAEQKVVTRDVLLEEVWGYNSGVTTHTLETHVYRLRQKIERDPSKAEILVTESGGYKLVP; this is encoded by the coding sequence ATGACGCCACGCACCATCCTGATCGTCGACGACGACGATGACCTGCGCTCCACCCTGGTCGAGCAGCTGGCTCTCTACGAGGAATTCGACCTCATCGAGGAAGCCACGGCGACCAAGGGGATCCAGGCCACGCGCAATGCCATGGTGGATCTCACCATCATGGATGTGGGCCTGCCCGACATGGACGGGCGCGAGGCCGTGAAGCTCCTGCGCAAGGGAGGCTATCGCGCCCCGATCATCATGCTGACGGCGCAGGACACCGATTCCGACACCATCCTGGGGCTTGAGGCCGGCGCCAACGACTATGTGACGAAGCCTTTCCGCTTCGCCGTCCTGCTCGCGCGCATCCGCGCGCAGATGCGCCAGCACGAGCAGAGTGAGGATGCCAGCTTCACGGTGGGGCCGTATACGTTCAAGCCCAGCCAGAAGCTGCTGATCGACCAGCGCGGCAGCAAGATCCGTCTGACGGAGAAGGAGGCGGCGATCATCAGATATCTCTATCGCGCCGAGCAGAAGGTGGTCACGCGGGACGTCCTTCTCGAAGAGGTGTGGGGCTACAATTCCGGCGTGACGACGCACACGCTGGAGACCCACGTCTACCGTTTGCGCCAAAAGATCGAGCGCGATCCTTCCAAAGCCGAGATTCTTGTGACAGAAAGCGGCGGATACAAGCTCGTTCCCTGA
- a CDS encoding esterase-like activity of phytase family protein has product MGRPSLLFALAATLSLSTAIPAFAQQAFNRIATFPVAENLPDDIDPATPTSSEIITASEDGNTLVYSDSPLGAIGFVDITDPKTPKAAGILKVEGEPTSVTVVGGKAFAAVNTSGSYTDPSGKLLVMDIAGKQAEEACTLAGQPDSVAVSKDKRFLAIAIENERDEDVNDGAIPQMPAGTLQIVPLADGVADCDGIKTVDLTGLAAVAPEDPEPELVDFNDAGEIAVTLQESNHIAIVSAETGEIVSHFSAGSTSLDNIDTLDDGALRFDQSASDLLREPDAVKWLDDDRLVVANEGDYEGGSRSFSIFSKAGEVLYDSGADLDHRAALAGHYPDKRSDAKGVEPEGIEVAAYGDQRYIFVAEERSSLVAVYRDTGAEPEFVQVLPSGIGPEGVLAIPQRNLLVTANETDLVEDGGARSHVMVYELGEGAPAYPMIASVMQDGRPIGWGALSALAADPAQAGHLFAASDSVYGAQPAIFAVDATKTPAEVTRKIVVKRGDAPAQKLDIEGLASDGEGGFWLASEGRTDRLIPHAVYHVDAEGVIQEEIGLPPELLAHEIRYGFEGITTVGEGDEQMLVMAVQREWKDDPKGQVKLLAYKPSSEEWSAARYPLDATEKGWIGLSEITAHDGALYIVERDNLIGTAAKNKRLYKVALDGFKPAALDGDLPVVEKTLVRDLIEDIRSATNGYVVDKIEGFTIDADGEAYFVTDNDGVDDSSGETIFVKLGRLDAVN; this is encoded by the coding sequence ATGGGACGTCCTTCACTGCTCTTTGCGCTTGCCGCAACGCTTTCGCTTTCCACAGCGATCCCTGCTTTCGCACAGCAGGCCTTCAACCGAATCGCGACGTTCCCCGTCGCCGAGAACCTGCCGGACGACATCGACCCGGCAACCCCGACCTCTTCGGAGATCATCACGGCGAGCGAGGACGGCAACACACTCGTCTATTCCGACAGCCCGCTGGGCGCGATCGGCTTCGTCGACATCACCGATCCGAAGACTCCCAAGGCGGCCGGCATCCTCAAGGTGGAGGGCGAGCCTACCTCGGTGACGGTCGTGGGCGGCAAGGCCTTCGCGGCGGTCAACACGTCCGGGAGCTACACCGATCCCTCTGGCAAGCTGCTCGTGATGGACATTGCCGGCAAGCAGGCGGAGGAGGCATGCACGCTGGCAGGGCAGCCCGATTCCGTGGCCGTCAGCAAGGACAAGCGCTTCCTCGCGATCGCCATCGAGAACGAGCGCGACGAGGACGTGAACGACGGCGCGATCCCGCAGATGCCCGCAGGCACACTCCAGATCGTGCCGCTTGCCGATGGCGTAGCGGACTGCGACGGCATCAAAACCGTGGACCTCACCGGGCTTGCCGCAGTGGCGCCCGAGGATCCCGAGCCTGAGCTCGTGGATTTCAACGACGCGGGCGAGATCGCCGTCACGCTTCAGGAGAGTAACCACATCGCCATCGTTTCGGCCGAAACCGGCGAAATCGTCAGCCATTTCTCGGCCGGCAGCACGAGCCTCGACAATATCGACACACTGGATGACGGCGCGCTGCGCTTCGACCAGTCTGCAAGCGATCTCCTGCGCGAGCCGGACGCCGTGAAATGGCTCGACGACGACCGCCTGGTAGTCGCAAACGAAGGTGATTACGAGGGCGGTTCGCGGAGCTTCAGCATCTTCTCCAAGGCGGGCGAGGTGCTTTACGACTCCGGCGCGGATCTCGACCACCGGGCGGCGCTCGCCGGCCACTATCCCGACAAGCGGTCGGATGCCAAGGGTGTGGAGCCCGAGGGCATCGAGGTCGCCGCCTATGGCGATCAGCGGTATATCTTCGTGGCAGAGGAGCGCTCCTCCCTCGTGGCCGTCTATCGCGATACCGGCGCGGAGCCGGAATTCGTGCAGGTCCTGCCCTCCGGCATCGGTCCGGAAGGCGTGCTGGCCATCCCCCAGCGCAACCTTCTGGTGACGGCGAACGAGACCGACCTGGTGGAAGACGGCGGCGCGCGCTCGCACGTCATGGTCTATGAACTCGGCGAAGGCGCTCCGGCCTATCCGATGATCGCCTCGGTCATGCAGGATGGGCGCCCGATCGGCTGGGGGGCACTCTCCGCGCTCGCAGCCGACCCGGCGCAGGCAGGCCATCTCTTCGCCGCCTCCGACTCGGTCTATGGAGCTCAGCCGGCGATCTTCGCCGTTGATGCGACAAAGACCCCCGCCGAGGTCACCCGCAAGATCGTCGTCAAGCGCGGCGACGCGCCGGCACAGAAGCTCGATATCGAAGGCCTCGCCTCCGATGGCGAGGGCGGCTTCTGGCTCGCCTCCGAAGGGCGCACCGACCGACTCATCCCGCACGCGGTCTATCACGTCGACGCCGAAGGTGTGATTCAAGAGGAGATCGGCCTGCCGCCAGAACTGCTGGCGCATGAGATCCGCTACGGCTTTGAAGGCATCACCACCGTGGGCGAGGGCGACGAGCAGATGCTGGTCATGGCCGTCCAGCGCGAGTGGAAGGACGACCCCAAGGGGCAGGTGAAGCTCCTTGCCTACAAGCCCTCTTCCGAAGAGTGGTCTGCAGCGCGCTACCCGCTCGACGCGACGGAGAAGGGCTGGATCGGCCTGTCGGAGATCACCGCCCACGACGGCGCGCTCTACATCGTCGAGCGTGACAATCTCATCGGCACGGCGGCGAAGAACAAGCGGCTCTACAAGGTTGCGCTCGACGGCTTCAAGCCTGCCGCGCTCGACGGCGATCTCCCCGTGGTGGAGAAGACCCTGGTGCGCGACCTGATCGAGGATATCCGTTCCGCCACCAACGGCTACGTGGTCGACAAGATCGAGGGCTTCACCATCGATGCGGACGGCGAGGCCTATTTCGTCACCGACAATGACGGCGTGGACGATTCCTCTGGCGAGACGATCTTCGTGAAGCTCGGCCGGCTCGACGCCGTGAACTGA